The following are encoded in a window of Syngnathoides biaculeatus isolate LvHL_M chromosome 3, ASM1980259v1, whole genome shotgun sequence genomic DNA:
- the ppef1 gene encoding serine/threonine-protein phosphatase with EF-hands 1 isoform X4 — translation MILDVIRKSPSCDLISQLLEPVVDPWLEREACYDSIHVPESYIGPRLSFPLSVSDTNALLGAFKDQQTLHPRYVLQLLYETKKLLQQMPNVVQLSTSYTTEITVCGDLHGRLDDLLLIFYKNGLPSAETPYVFNGDFVDRGKKSIEVVILLFAYLLLYPDYMHLNRGNHEDHIMNLRYGFTKEVMQKYKANGCEILQLFQDVFSLLPVATVIDGKVLIVHGGISDQTDLDFLSVLDRHKVKSALRLPRRSLDQLDIAQSLKQIKRMRSTDASRSHAKSQRTPNSRRSRSRMSRRDSSASTSSSSSSSSSSSSSLHSPQTPSCFSPNPFPSSPNPPYNVNILQVPFLDSAVSVPPPLPPQSEQEWKQIVDILWSDPKTQEGCSPNTFRGGGCYFGPDVTRRLLLQHGLQLIIRSHECKQEGYELCHGGQVITIFSASNYYEEGSNRGAYVKLGRDLTPRFYQYQVSRSTRKLTLTQRVRVAESSALRALKEKVFAHRSDLISGFQKYDHNKTGSVTVSEWAQVLGTVLRLDLPWRTLCPRLAHLTSDGNVDYKSCFEDMGPGIQLPQVTPNLAETLFRYRTDIEIIFNIIDKDHSGLISIEEFRHTWRLFSAHLGVDIANGAIDDLARSIDFNKDGSIDFTEFLEAFRVVHKLDNKDQQLKTDGE, via the exons ATGATTCTTGATGTGATCAGGAAAAGTCCCTCCTGTG ATCTGATTTCCCAGCTTCTGGAGCCTGTGGTTGACCCCTGGTTGGAGCGAGAGGCGTGCTACGACTCCATCCACGTTCCCGAGTCGTACATCGGACCGCGACTGTCGTTTCCCCTCTCCGTGTCGGACACAAACGCACTCCTCGGCGCCTTCAAAGATCAGCAG ACTCTCCACCCCAGATACGTGCTGCAGCTACTTTACGAGACCAAGAAGCTCCTCCAACAGATGCCCAACGTCGTCCAGCTGTCGACGTCGTACACCACGGAGATCACGGTGTGTG GTGATCTTCACGGGCGACTTGATGACTTACTTCTTATATTTTACAAG AACGGCCTTCCTTCCGCTGAGACGCCGTACGTGTTTAACGGAGACTTTGTGGACCGTGGGAAAAAGTCCATCGAGGTGGTGATCCTGCTATTTGCTTACCTGCTACTTTACCCTGACTACATGCATCTGAACCGAGGAAACCACGAAGACCACATCATGAACCTCAG atATGGATTTACAAAAGAGGTCATGCAGAAGTACAAG GCAAACGGTTGCGAGATTTTGCAGCTTTTTCAGGACGTCTTCAGTCTTCTGCCCGTGGCCACGGTGATAGACGGGAAGGTCCTAATCGTTCACGGGGGCATATCCGATCAGACCGACCTAGACTTCCTCAGTGTCCTTGACCGGCATAAG GTCAAATCTGCCCTGAGGCTTCCCAGACGCAGTTTGGACCAGCTGGACATCGCTCAGTCCCTAAAACAGATCAAAAGAATGAGATCCACGGACGCATCGCGCAGTCACGCTAAAAGCCAAAGAACGCCCAACTCGAG ACGAAGTCGCTCCAGAATGAGCCGGCGAGACAGCTCGGCCTCCACTTcttcctcgtcttcctcctcctcctcctcgtcttcctcgcTCCACTCGCCGCAAACTCCCTCGTGCTTCTCGCCCAATCCGTTCCCGTCTTCTCCCAATCCGCCGTACAACGTCAACATCCTCCAAGTGCCTTTCCTGGATTCCGCCGTGTCCGTTCCGCCTCCGTTGCCCCCGCAAAGCGAGCAGGAATGGAAACAG ATTGTCGACATACTTTGGAGTGACCCCAAAACCCAAGAAGGCTGCAGCCCAAACACATTCAGAGGCGGCGGCTGCTACTTTGGCCCCGACGTCACGCGGCGATTGCTGCTCCAGCACGGCCTGCAGCTGATTATCAGATCCCACGAGTGCAAACAGGAAGGTTACGAGCTGTGTCACGGCGGACAG GTGATCACCATCTTCTCTGCGTCCAACTACTACGAGGAGGGAAGCAACCGAGGCGCCTACGTCAAACTGGGGAGGGATCTGACGCCGCGCTTCTACCAGTACCAAGTCAGCCGCTCAACACGCAAACTCACGTTGACTCAAAG AGTTCGAGTCGCTGAGAGTTCCGCTCTCAGGGCCCTAAAGGAGAAAGTGTTCGCCCATCGGTCCGACCTCATTTCAGGCTTCCAGAAGTATGACCACAACAAAACCG GGAGTGTGACGGTCAGCGAATGGGCTCAGGTGCTGGGCACCGTCCTGAGGTTGGACCTGCCGTGGAGGACGCTGTGCCCGCGTTTAGCTCATCTGACATCAGACGGCAACGTGGACTATAAGTCCTGCTTTGAGGATATGGGACCGGGGATTCAGCTGCCTCAG GTCACACCAAACCTGGCAGAGACTCTGTTTCGATACAGGACCGACATTGAGATCATATTTAACATTATCGACAAAGACCATTCAG GTCTCATTTCCATCGAAGAGTTTCGTCATACCTGGCGGCTCTTCAGCGCTCACCTGGGCGTGGACATCGCCAACGGGGCCATTGACGACCTGGCCCGGAGCATCGACTTCAACAAGGACGGCAGCATCGACTTCACGGAGTTCCTGGAGGCTTTTCGAGTGGTGCACAAGCTGGACAACAAGGATCAGCAACTCAAGACAGACGGAGAGTAG
- the ppef1 gene encoding serine/threonine-protein phosphatase with EF-hands 1 isoform X5, giving the protein MPNVVQLSTSYTTEITVCGDLHGRLDDLLLIFYKNGLPSAETPYVFNGDFVDRGKKSIEVVILLFAYLLLYPDYMHLNRGNHEDHIMNLRYGFTKEVMQKYKANGCEILQLFQDVFSLLPVATVIDGKVLIVHGGISDQTDLDFLSVLDRHKVKSALRLPRRSLDQLDIAQSLKQIKRMRSTDASRSHAKSQRTPNSRRSRSRMSRRDSSASTSSSSSSSSSSSSSLHSPQTPSCFSPNPFPSSPNPPYNVNILQVPFLDSAVSVPPPLPPQSEQEWKQIVDILWSDPKTQEGCSPNTFRGGGCYFGPDVTRRLLLQHGLQLIIRSHECKQEGYELCHGGQVITIFSASNYYEEGSNRGAYVKLGRDLTPRFYQYQVSRSTRKLTLTQRVRVAESSALRALKEKVFAHRSDLISGFQKYDHNKTGSVTVSEWAQVLGTVLRLDLPWRTLCPRLAHLTSDGNVDYKSCFEDMGPGIQLPQVTPNLAETLFRYRTDIEIIFNIIDKDHSGLISIEEFRHTWRLFSAHLGVDIANGAIDDLARSIDFNKDGSIDFTEFLEAFRVVHKLDNKDQQLKTDGE; this is encoded by the exons ATGCCCAACGTCGTCCAGCTGTCGACGTCGTACACCACGGAGATCACGGTGTGTG GTGATCTTCACGGGCGACTTGATGACTTACTTCTTATATTTTACAAG AACGGCCTTCCTTCCGCTGAGACGCCGTACGTGTTTAACGGAGACTTTGTGGACCGTGGGAAAAAGTCCATCGAGGTGGTGATCCTGCTATTTGCTTACCTGCTACTTTACCCTGACTACATGCATCTGAACCGAGGAAACCACGAAGACCACATCATGAACCTCAG atATGGATTTACAAAAGAGGTCATGCAGAAGTACAAG GCAAACGGTTGCGAGATTTTGCAGCTTTTTCAGGACGTCTTCAGTCTTCTGCCCGTGGCCACGGTGATAGACGGGAAGGTCCTAATCGTTCACGGGGGCATATCCGATCAGACCGACCTAGACTTCCTCAGTGTCCTTGACCGGCATAAG GTCAAATCTGCCCTGAGGCTTCCCAGACGCAGTTTGGACCAGCTGGACATCGCTCAGTCCCTAAAACAGATCAAAAGAATGAGATCCACGGACGCATCGCGCAGTCACGCTAAAAGCCAAAGAACGCCCAACTCGAG ACGAAGTCGCTCCAGAATGAGCCGGCGAGACAGCTCGGCCTCCACTTcttcctcgtcttcctcctcctcctcctcgtcttcctcgcTCCACTCGCCGCAAACTCCCTCGTGCTTCTCGCCCAATCCGTTCCCGTCTTCTCCCAATCCGCCGTACAACGTCAACATCCTCCAAGTGCCTTTCCTGGATTCCGCCGTGTCCGTTCCGCCTCCGTTGCCCCCGCAAAGCGAGCAGGAATGGAAACAG ATTGTCGACATACTTTGGAGTGACCCCAAAACCCAAGAAGGCTGCAGCCCAAACACATTCAGAGGCGGCGGCTGCTACTTTGGCCCCGACGTCACGCGGCGATTGCTGCTCCAGCACGGCCTGCAGCTGATTATCAGATCCCACGAGTGCAAACAGGAAGGTTACGAGCTGTGTCACGGCGGACAG GTGATCACCATCTTCTCTGCGTCCAACTACTACGAGGAGGGAAGCAACCGAGGCGCCTACGTCAAACTGGGGAGGGATCTGACGCCGCGCTTCTACCAGTACCAAGTCAGCCGCTCAACACGCAAACTCACGTTGACTCAAAG AGTTCGAGTCGCTGAGAGTTCCGCTCTCAGGGCCCTAAAGGAGAAAGTGTTCGCCCATCGGTCCGACCTCATTTCAGGCTTCCAGAAGTATGACCACAACAAAACCG GGAGTGTGACGGTCAGCGAATGGGCTCAGGTGCTGGGCACCGTCCTGAGGTTGGACCTGCCGTGGAGGACGCTGTGCCCGCGTTTAGCTCATCTGACATCAGACGGCAACGTGGACTATAAGTCCTGCTTTGAGGATATGGGACCGGGGATTCAGCTGCCTCAG GTCACACCAAACCTGGCAGAGACTCTGTTTCGATACAGGACCGACATTGAGATCATATTTAACATTATCGACAAAGACCATTCAG GTCTCATTTCCATCGAAGAGTTTCGTCATACCTGGCGGCTCTTCAGCGCTCACCTGGGCGTGGACATCGCCAACGGGGCCATTGACGACCTGGCCCGGAGCATCGACTTCAACAAGGACGGCAGCATCGACTTCACGGAGTTCCTGGAGGCTTTTCGAGTGGTGCACAAGCTGGACAACAAGGATCAGCAACTCAAGACAGACGGAGAGTAG
- the ppef1 gene encoding serine/threonine-protein phosphatase with EF-hands 1 isoform X6: protein MGCGASVAIETHTPRVDTDEAKTPSPVLTMKAAVLIQRWYRRYVARLEMRRRYTWNIFQSIEYAGEQDQLQLSSFFSFMLDNFTQLNGNGPDLISQLLEPVVDPWLEREACYDSIHVPESYIGPRLSFPLSVSDTNALLGAFKDQQTLHPRYVLQLLYETKKLLQQMPNVVQLSTSYTTEITVCGDLHGRLDDLLLIFYKNGLPSAETPYVFNGDFVDRGKKSIEVVILLFAYLLLYPDYMHLNRGNHEDHIMNLRYGFTKEVMQKYKANGCEILQLFQDVFSLLPVATVIDGKVLIVHGGISDQTDLDFLSVLDRHKVKSALRLPRRSLDQLDIAQSLKQIKRMRSTDASRSHAKSQRTPNSRRSRSRMSRRDSSASTSSSSSSSSSSSSSLHSPQTPSCFSPNPFPSSPNPPYNVNILQVPFLDSAVSVPPPLPPQSEQEWKQIVDILWSDPKTQEGCSPNTFRGGGCYFGPDVTRRLLLQHGLQLIIRSHECKQEGYELCHGGQVITIFSASNYYEEGSNRGAYVKLGRDLTPRFYQYQVSRSTRKLTLTQRVRVAESSALRALKEKVFAHRSDLISGFQKYDHNKTGSVTVSEWAQVLGTVLRLDLPWRTLCPRLAHLTSDGNVDYKSCFEDMGPGIQLPQVTPNLAETLFRYRTDIEIIFNIIDKDHSGLISIEEFRHTWRLFSAHLGVDIANGAIDDLARSIDFNKDGSIDFTEFLEAFRVVHKLDNKDQQLKTDGE from the exons ATGGGATGCGGCGCCTCTGTTGCCATAGAGACTCACACGCCAAGGGTTGATACAG atgAAGCAAAGACGCCCAGTCCAGTACTAA CTATGAAGGCAGCTGTGCTGATCCAGCGCTGGTACCGCCGCTACGTGGCCCGTCTGGAGATGAGGCGAAGGTACACGTGGAACATCTTCCAGTCCATCGAGTATGCCGGGGAACAGGACCAGCTACAG CTGTCCAGTTTCTTCAGCTTCATGCTCGACAATTTCACCCAGCTGAATGGGAACGGGCCGG ATCTGATTTCCCAGCTTCTGGAGCCTGTGGTTGACCCCTGGTTGGAGCGAGAGGCGTGCTACGACTCCATCCACGTTCCCGAGTCGTACATCGGACCGCGACTGTCGTTTCCCCTCTCCGTGTCGGACACAAACGCACTCCTCGGCGCCTTCAAAGATCAGCAG ACTCTCCACCCCAGATACGTGCTGCAGCTACTTTACGAGACCAAGAAGCTCCTCCAACAGATGCCCAACGTCGTCCAGCTGTCGACGTCGTACACCACGGAGATCACGGTGTGTG GTGATCTTCACGGGCGACTTGATGACTTACTTCTTATATTTTACAAG AACGGCCTTCCTTCCGCTGAGACGCCGTACGTGTTTAACGGAGACTTTGTGGACCGTGGGAAAAAGTCCATCGAGGTGGTGATCCTGCTATTTGCTTACCTGCTACTTTACCCTGACTACATGCATCTGAACCGAGGAAACCACGAAGACCACATCATGAACCTCAG atATGGATTTACAAAAGAGGTCATGCAGAAGTACAAG GCAAACGGTTGCGAGATTTTGCAGCTTTTTCAGGACGTCTTCAGTCTTCTGCCCGTGGCCACGGTGATAGACGGGAAGGTCCTAATCGTTCACGGGGGCATATCCGATCAGACCGACCTAGACTTCCTCAGTGTCCTTGACCGGCATAAG GTCAAATCTGCCCTGAGGCTTCCCAGACGCAGTTTGGACCAGCTGGACATCGCTCAGTCCCTAAAACAGATCAAAAGAATGAGATCCACGGACGCATCGCGCAGTCACGCTAAAAGCCAAAGAACGCCCAACTCGAG ACGAAGTCGCTCCAGAATGAGCCGGCGAGACAGCTCGGCCTCCACTTcttcctcgtcttcctcctcctcctcctcgtcttcctcgcTCCACTCGCCGCAAACTCCCTCGTGCTTCTCGCCCAATCCGTTCCCGTCTTCTCCCAATCCGCCGTACAACGTCAACATCCTCCAAGTGCCTTTCCTGGATTCCGCCGTGTCCGTTCCGCCTCCGTTGCCCCCGCAAAGCGAGCAGGAATGGAAACAG ATTGTCGACATACTTTGGAGTGACCCCAAAACCCAAGAAGGCTGCAGCCCAAACACATTCAGAGGCGGCGGCTGCTACTTTGGCCCCGACGTCACGCGGCGATTGCTGCTCCAGCACGGCCTGCAGCTGATTATCAGATCCCACGAGTGCAAACAGGAAGGTTACGAGCTGTGTCACGGCGGACAG GTGATCACCATCTTCTCTGCGTCCAACTACTACGAGGAGGGAAGCAACCGAGGCGCCTACGTCAAACTGGGGAGGGATCTGACGCCGCGCTTCTACCAGTACCAAGTCAGCCGCTCAACACGCAAACTCACGTTGACTCAAAG AGTTCGAGTCGCTGAGAGTTCCGCTCTCAGGGCCCTAAAGGAGAAAGTGTTCGCCCATCGGTCCGACCTCATTTCAGGCTTCCAGAAGTATGACCACAACAAAACCG GGAGTGTGACGGTCAGCGAATGGGCTCAGGTGCTGGGCACCGTCCTGAGGTTGGACCTGCCGTGGAGGACGCTGTGCCCGCGTTTAGCTCATCTGACATCAGACGGCAACGTGGACTATAAGTCCTGCTTTGAGGATATGGGACCGGGGATTCAGCTGCCTCAG GTCACACCAAACCTGGCAGAGACTCTGTTTCGATACAGGACCGACATTGAGATCATATTTAACATTATCGACAAAGACCATTCAG GTCTCATTTCCATCGAAGAGTTTCGTCATACCTGGCGGCTCTTCAGCGCTCACCTGGGCGTGGACATCGCCAACGGGGCCATTGACGACCTGGCCCGGAGCATCGACTTCAACAAGGACGGCAGCATCGACTTCACGGAGTTCCTGGAGGCTTTTCGAGTGGTGCACAAGCTGGACAACAAGGATCAGCAACTCAAGACAGACGGAGAGTAG
- the ppef1 gene encoding serine/threonine-protein phosphatase with EF-hands 1 isoform X1, which translates to MSSTRSPVFNLSMKAAVLIQRWYRRYVARLEMRRRYTWNIFQSIEYAGEQDQLQLSSFFSFMLDNFTQLNGNGPDLISQLLEPVVDPWLEREACYDSIHVPESYIGPRLSFPLSVSDTNALLGAFKDQQTLHPRYVLQLLYETKKLLQQMPNVVQLSTSYTTEITVCGDLHGRLDDLLLIFYKNGLPSAETPYVFNGDFVDRGKKSIEVVILLFAYLLLYPDYMHLNRGNHEDHIMNLRYGFTKEVMQKYKANGCEILQLFQDVFSLLPVATVIDGKVLIVHGGISDQTDLDFLSVLDRHKVKSALRLPRRSLDQLDIAQSLKQIKRMRSTDASRSHAKSQRTPNSRRSRSRMSRRDSSASTSSSSSSSSSSSSSLHSPQTPSCFSPNPFPSSPNPPYNVNILQVPFLDSAVSVPPPLPPQSEQEWKQIVDILWSDPKTQEGCSPNTFRGGGCYFGPDVTRRLLLQHGLQLIIRSHECKQEGYELCHGGQVITIFSASNYYEEGSNRGAYVKLGRDLTPRFYQYQVSRSTRKLTLTQRVRVAESSALRALKEKVFAHRSDLISGFQKYDHNKTGSVTVSEWAQVLGTVLRLDLPWRTLCPRLAHLTSDGNVDYKSCFEDMGPGIQLPQVTPNLAETLFRYRTDIEIIFNIIDKDHSGLISIEEFRHTWRLFSAHLGVDIANGAIDDLARSIDFNKDGSIDFTEFLEAFRVVHKLDNKDQQLKTDGE; encoded by the exons ATGAGTAGTACTAGGAGCCCAGTTTTCAACTTGT CTATGAAGGCAGCTGTGCTGATCCAGCGCTGGTACCGCCGCTACGTGGCCCGTCTGGAGATGAGGCGAAGGTACACGTGGAACATCTTCCAGTCCATCGAGTATGCCGGGGAACAGGACCAGCTACAG CTGTCCAGTTTCTTCAGCTTCATGCTCGACAATTTCACCCAGCTGAATGGGAACGGGCCGG ATCTGATTTCCCAGCTTCTGGAGCCTGTGGTTGACCCCTGGTTGGAGCGAGAGGCGTGCTACGACTCCATCCACGTTCCCGAGTCGTACATCGGACCGCGACTGTCGTTTCCCCTCTCCGTGTCGGACACAAACGCACTCCTCGGCGCCTTCAAAGATCAGCAG ACTCTCCACCCCAGATACGTGCTGCAGCTACTTTACGAGACCAAGAAGCTCCTCCAACAGATGCCCAACGTCGTCCAGCTGTCGACGTCGTACACCACGGAGATCACGGTGTGTG GTGATCTTCACGGGCGACTTGATGACTTACTTCTTATATTTTACAAG AACGGCCTTCCTTCCGCTGAGACGCCGTACGTGTTTAACGGAGACTTTGTGGACCGTGGGAAAAAGTCCATCGAGGTGGTGATCCTGCTATTTGCTTACCTGCTACTTTACCCTGACTACATGCATCTGAACCGAGGAAACCACGAAGACCACATCATGAACCTCAG atATGGATTTACAAAAGAGGTCATGCAGAAGTACAAG GCAAACGGTTGCGAGATTTTGCAGCTTTTTCAGGACGTCTTCAGTCTTCTGCCCGTGGCCACGGTGATAGACGGGAAGGTCCTAATCGTTCACGGGGGCATATCCGATCAGACCGACCTAGACTTCCTCAGTGTCCTTGACCGGCATAAG GTCAAATCTGCCCTGAGGCTTCCCAGACGCAGTTTGGACCAGCTGGACATCGCTCAGTCCCTAAAACAGATCAAAAGAATGAGATCCACGGACGCATCGCGCAGTCACGCTAAAAGCCAAAGAACGCCCAACTCGAG ACGAAGTCGCTCCAGAATGAGCCGGCGAGACAGCTCGGCCTCCACTTcttcctcgtcttcctcctcctcctcctcgtcttcctcgcTCCACTCGCCGCAAACTCCCTCGTGCTTCTCGCCCAATCCGTTCCCGTCTTCTCCCAATCCGCCGTACAACGTCAACATCCTCCAAGTGCCTTTCCTGGATTCCGCCGTGTCCGTTCCGCCTCCGTTGCCCCCGCAAAGCGAGCAGGAATGGAAACAG ATTGTCGACATACTTTGGAGTGACCCCAAAACCCAAGAAGGCTGCAGCCCAAACACATTCAGAGGCGGCGGCTGCTACTTTGGCCCCGACGTCACGCGGCGATTGCTGCTCCAGCACGGCCTGCAGCTGATTATCAGATCCCACGAGTGCAAACAGGAAGGTTACGAGCTGTGTCACGGCGGACAG GTGATCACCATCTTCTCTGCGTCCAACTACTACGAGGAGGGAAGCAACCGAGGCGCCTACGTCAAACTGGGGAGGGATCTGACGCCGCGCTTCTACCAGTACCAAGTCAGCCGCTCAACACGCAAACTCACGTTGACTCAAAG AGTTCGAGTCGCTGAGAGTTCCGCTCTCAGGGCCCTAAAGGAGAAAGTGTTCGCCCATCGGTCCGACCTCATTTCAGGCTTCCAGAAGTATGACCACAACAAAACCG GGAGTGTGACGGTCAGCGAATGGGCTCAGGTGCTGGGCACCGTCCTGAGGTTGGACCTGCCGTGGAGGACGCTGTGCCCGCGTTTAGCTCATCTGACATCAGACGGCAACGTGGACTATAAGTCCTGCTTTGAGGATATGGGACCGGGGATTCAGCTGCCTCAG GTCACACCAAACCTGGCAGAGACTCTGTTTCGATACAGGACCGACATTGAGATCATATTTAACATTATCGACAAAGACCATTCAG GTCTCATTTCCATCGAAGAGTTTCGTCATACCTGGCGGCTCTTCAGCGCTCACCTGGGCGTGGACATCGCCAACGGGGCCATTGACGACCTGGCCCGGAGCATCGACTTCAACAAGGACGGCAGCATCGACTTCACGGAGTTCCTGGAGGCTTTTCGAGTGGTGCACAAGCTGGACAACAAGGATCAGCAACTCAAGACAGACGGAGAGTAG
- the ppef1 gene encoding serine/threonine-protein phosphatase with EF-hands 1 isoform X2 — translation MKAAVLIQRWYRRYVARLEMRRRYTWNIFQSIEYAGEQDQLQLSSFFSFMLDNFTQLNGNGPDLISQLLEPVVDPWLEREACYDSIHVPESYIGPRLSFPLSVSDTNALLGAFKDQQTLHPRYVLQLLYETKKLLQQMPNVVQLSTSYTTEITVCGDLHGRLDDLLLIFYKNGLPSAETPYVFNGDFVDRGKKSIEVVILLFAYLLLYPDYMHLNRGNHEDHIMNLRYGFTKEVMQKYKANGCEILQLFQDVFSLLPVATVIDGKVLIVHGGISDQTDLDFLSVLDRHKVKSALRLPRRSLDQLDIAQSLKQIKRMRSTDASRSHAKSQRTPNSRRSRSRMSRRDSSASTSSSSSSSSSSSSSLHSPQTPSCFSPNPFPSSPNPPYNVNILQVPFLDSAVSVPPPLPPQSEQEWKQIVDILWSDPKTQEGCSPNTFRGGGCYFGPDVTRRLLLQHGLQLIIRSHECKQEGYELCHGGQVITIFSASNYYEEGSNRGAYVKLGRDLTPRFYQYQVSRSTRKLTLTQRVRVAESSALRALKEKVFAHRSDLISGFQKYDHNKTGSVTVSEWAQVLGTVLRLDLPWRTLCPRLAHLTSDGNVDYKSCFEDMGPGIQLPQVTPNLAETLFRYRTDIEIIFNIIDKDHSGLISIEEFRHTWRLFSAHLGVDIANGAIDDLARSIDFNKDGSIDFTEFLEAFRVVHKLDNKDQQLKTDGE, via the exons ATGAAGGCAGCTGTGCTGATCCAGCGCTGGTACCGCCGCTACGTGGCCCGTCTGGAGATGAGGCGAAGGTACACGTGGAACATCTTCCAGTCCATCGAGTATGCCGGGGAACAGGACCAGCTACAG CTGTCCAGTTTCTTCAGCTTCATGCTCGACAATTTCACCCAGCTGAATGGGAACGGGCCGG ATCTGATTTCCCAGCTTCTGGAGCCTGTGGTTGACCCCTGGTTGGAGCGAGAGGCGTGCTACGACTCCATCCACGTTCCCGAGTCGTACATCGGACCGCGACTGTCGTTTCCCCTCTCCGTGTCGGACACAAACGCACTCCTCGGCGCCTTCAAAGATCAGCAG ACTCTCCACCCCAGATACGTGCTGCAGCTACTTTACGAGACCAAGAAGCTCCTCCAACAGATGCCCAACGTCGTCCAGCTGTCGACGTCGTACACCACGGAGATCACGGTGTGTG GTGATCTTCACGGGCGACTTGATGACTTACTTCTTATATTTTACAAG AACGGCCTTCCTTCCGCTGAGACGCCGTACGTGTTTAACGGAGACTTTGTGGACCGTGGGAAAAAGTCCATCGAGGTGGTGATCCTGCTATTTGCTTACCTGCTACTTTACCCTGACTACATGCATCTGAACCGAGGAAACCACGAAGACCACATCATGAACCTCAG atATGGATTTACAAAAGAGGTCATGCAGAAGTACAAG GCAAACGGTTGCGAGATTTTGCAGCTTTTTCAGGACGTCTTCAGTCTTCTGCCCGTGGCCACGGTGATAGACGGGAAGGTCCTAATCGTTCACGGGGGCATATCCGATCAGACCGACCTAGACTTCCTCAGTGTCCTTGACCGGCATAAG GTCAAATCTGCCCTGAGGCTTCCCAGACGCAGTTTGGACCAGCTGGACATCGCTCAGTCCCTAAAACAGATCAAAAGAATGAGATCCACGGACGCATCGCGCAGTCACGCTAAAAGCCAAAGAACGCCCAACTCGAG ACGAAGTCGCTCCAGAATGAGCCGGCGAGACAGCTCGGCCTCCACTTcttcctcgtcttcctcctcctcctcctcgtcttcctcgcTCCACTCGCCGCAAACTCCCTCGTGCTTCTCGCCCAATCCGTTCCCGTCTTCTCCCAATCCGCCGTACAACGTCAACATCCTCCAAGTGCCTTTCCTGGATTCCGCCGTGTCCGTTCCGCCTCCGTTGCCCCCGCAAAGCGAGCAGGAATGGAAACAG ATTGTCGACATACTTTGGAGTGACCCCAAAACCCAAGAAGGCTGCAGCCCAAACACATTCAGAGGCGGCGGCTGCTACTTTGGCCCCGACGTCACGCGGCGATTGCTGCTCCAGCACGGCCTGCAGCTGATTATCAGATCCCACGAGTGCAAACAGGAAGGTTACGAGCTGTGTCACGGCGGACAG GTGATCACCATCTTCTCTGCGTCCAACTACTACGAGGAGGGAAGCAACCGAGGCGCCTACGTCAAACTGGGGAGGGATCTGACGCCGCGCTTCTACCAGTACCAAGTCAGCCGCTCAACACGCAAACTCACGTTGACTCAAAG AGTTCGAGTCGCTGAGAGTTCCGCTCTCAGGGCCCTAAAGGAGAAAGTGTTCGCCCATCGGTCCGACCTCATTTCAGGCTTCCAGAAGTATGACCACAACAAAACCG GGAGTGTGACGGTCAGCGAATGGGCTCAGGTGCTGGGCACCGTCCTGAGGTTGGACCTGCCGTGGAGGACGCTGTGCCCGCGTTTAGCTCATCTGACATCAGACGGCAACGTGGACTATAAGTCCTGCTTTGAGGATATGGGACCGGGGATTCAGCTGCCTCAG GTCACACCAAACCTGGCAGAGACTCTGTTTCGATACAGGACCGACATTGAGATCATATTTAACATTATCGACAAAGACCATTCAG GTCTCATTTCCATCGAAGAGTTTCGTCATACCTGGCGGCTCTTCAGCGCTCACCTGGGCGTGGACATCGCCAACGGGGCCATTGACGACCTGGCCCGGAGCATCGACTTCAACAAGGACGGCAGCATCGACTTCACGGAGTTCCTGGAGGCTTTTCGAGTGGTGCACAAGCTGGACAACAAGGATCAGCAACTCAAGACAGACGGAGAGTAG